From a single Paenibacillus sp. FSL W8-0426 genomic region:
- a CDS encoding alpha/beta hydrolase produces the protein MTKKIILESAAQQFAEATANPPYLFHLEPEQGRATVDEVQSGDTKKKDVDIEDLNIPGGPGGQVSVRILRPKNTAGQLLKTVLYIHGAGWVFGNAHTHDRLIRELAVRSGSAIVFPNYSLSPEVKYPTALEEIYATLQWIASSGKDHGLDSDHISIGGDSVGGNMTAAITLIAKERKGPAIKRQLLFYPVTDGGMDTDSYHEFAEGYFLRRDGMAWFWEQYINKPEELNEIYASPLRASIDQLRDLPPALIITAEADVLRDEGEAYGNKLREAGVEVTTVRYQGIIHDFVMLNALADTLAARGATALASAWLKDGFQ, from the coding sequence ATGACCAAAAAAATTATTCTGGAGTCCGCCGCACAACAATTTGCTGAGGCAACTGCGAATCCGCCCTACTTATTCCATCTTGAACCTGAGCAGGGGAGAGCGACGGTAGACGAAGTTCAGTCGGGAGATACCAAGAAAAAAGATGTAGACATTGAGGATCTCAATATCCCAGGCGGACCAGGCGGTCAAGTGTCCGTTCGGATCCTGCGTCCGAAGAACACGGCTGGCCAACTGCTTAAAACGGTTTTGTACATACATGGTGCAGGATGGGTGTTCGGTAATGCCCATACCCATGATCGGTTGATTCGCGAGCTAGCGGTCAGAAGCGGATCGGCCATCGTATTTCCTAATTACAGCTTGTCTCCCGAAGTCAAATACCCGACAGCTCTTGAAGAGATCTACGCTACGCTGCAATGGATCGCTTCCTCCGGCAAGGATCATGGCCTGGATTCGGATCATATCTCCATCGGCGGCGATAGCGTTGGCGGCAACATGACAGCGGCAATAACGTTGATTGCTAAGGAAAGAAAGGGACCTGCGATTAAACGCCAGCTGCTATTCTATCCGGTTACGGATGGGGGAATGGATACGGACTCGTATCATGAATTTGCCGAAGGATACTTCCTTCGCCGTGACGGGATGGCTTGGTTCTGGGAACAGTACATCAACAAACCGGAAGAGTTAAATGAAATCTATGCTTCTCCTCTGAGAGCTTCCATCGACCAGCTTCGCGATCTTCCTCCAGCTCTCATCATTACGGCGGAAGCCGACGTTCTTCGAGATGAAGGCGAGGCCTATGGGAATAAGCTTCGGGAAGCTGGTGTAGAGGTCACAACGGTGCGTTATCAAGGAATCATTCATGATTTCGTCATGTTGAATGCTTTGGCGGATACGTTGGCCGCCCGCGGTGCTACTGCATTAGCCAGCGCTTGGCTGAAAGATGGATTTCAATAA
- a CDS encoding alpha/beta hydrolase, with protein sequence MSENNTTTSNHKVVLEPAAQKFVEDTAKPPYLFDLGPVEGRKAVDQVQSGDVEMPDVDLQHLTIPGGPKGSVSLTIVRPKGVTKDLPVILYTHGAGWVFGDELTHSRLIRELAVGSNSAVVFTNYDLSPEAKYPVAIEEIYTALLWVAKDGNNNGLNSQKITVAGDSVGGNMTAAVTLMAKDRKGPKISKQLLFYPVTDAKFDTASYQQFATGYFLRRDGMQWFWDQYTTDPKQRNEIYASPLRATKDQLKGLPEALVITGEADVLRDEGEAYANKLREAGVPVTAVRFQGIIHDFVMLNALKDTNAARGAMLLANSWLSQ encoded by the coding sequence GTGTCGGAAAATAACACCACCACTTCTAATCATAAAGTCGTGCTTGAACCGGCAGCTCAGAAGTTTGTCGAGGATACTGCCAAACCTCCTTATTTGTTCGATCTCGGCCCAGTAGAGGGAAGGAAAGCCGTGGATCAAGTACAATCAGGTGACGTGGAAATGCCAGACGTGGATCTTCAGCATTTGACGATTCCAGGCGGACCAAAAGGCAGCGTGTCACTTACTATTGTTCGTCCGAAGGGAGTAACGAAAGATCTGCCGGTTATATTGTACACCCACGGAGCAGGTTGGGTATTTGGAGACGAGCTGACACATTCGCGTCTCATTCGTGAGCTAGCCGTTGGTTCCAACTCAGCTGTAGTCTTTACGAACTACGATCTCTCTCCGGAAGCAAAATATCCGGTTGCTATCGAGGAGATTTACACAGCGCTACTATGGGTGGCCAAAGATGGAAATAATAATGGACTGAATTCACAGAAAATCACAGTAGCTGGAGATAGTGTGGGGGGCAATATGACGGCGGCGGTTACATTGATGGCTAAAGACCGTAAAGGCCCGAAAATTAGCAAGCAGCTTCTTTTCTACCCTGTTACGGATGCCAAATTCGACACCGCCTCCTATCAACAATTCGCTACGGGCTATTTCCTGCGTCGTGATGGTATGCAGTGGTTCTGGGATCAGTATACGACAGATCCGAAACAAAGAAACGAAATCTATGCTTCACCGCTTCGTGCAACGAAGGATCAGTTAAAGGGATTGCCGGAAGCGCTTGTAATCACTGGTGAGGCGGATGTCCTGCGAGATGAAGGCGAAGCCTATGCTAACAAGCTCAGAGAAGCAGGTGTACCTGTAACGGCTGTACGCTTTCAAGGCATTATTCATGACTTTGTAATGTTGAATGCCTTAAAGGATACAAATGCTGCACGCGGAGCAATGCTGTTGGCCAATTCTTGGCTGTCCCAATAA
- a CDS encoding peroxiredoxin-like family protein has translation MSTMTLTSALEKITAASPFEVQAIHQRVIQQLQEGGNATGLPVGTKAKDFELSDSLGNQINLADELAKGPVVLTFYRGGWCPYCNRQLRAYQEILPDIQALGAQLIAVSPQLPDYTLSDQEKAEMSFKVLSDPKGIVAAKYNLLYDVPDYLRDMYLSHNIDLHEYNGTDHWVLPMTGTFMIDEYAVIRSAYVNPDFTKRMEPEDILWELQKL, from the coding sequence ATGTCAACTATGACCTTAACTTCAGCGTTAGAGAAGATTACGGCAGCAAGCCCTTTTGAAGTGCAGGCGATACACCAACGTGTCATCCAGCAGCTTCAAGAGGGAGGGAACGCCACAGGGCTACCAGTCGGGACGAAAGCCAAGGACTTTGAACTGTCAGATTCACTTGGGAACCAAATAAATTTAGCCGACGAACTGGCAAAAGGTCCCGTTGTCCTTACCTTTTACAGAGGAGGATGGTGCCCTTACTGCAATCGGCAGTTAAGAGCATACCAAGAGATTCTCCCCGACATTCAGGCGCTAGGCGCGCAGCTTATCGCAGTCAGTCCACAATTGCCGGATTATACACTGTCTGATCAAGAGAAAGCAGAAATGTCATTTAAAGTTCTCAGCGACCCTAAGGGAATCGTTGCCGCCAAATATAACCTGTTGTATGACGTGCCTGACTATCTGAGGGACATGTACTTAAGCCATAATATTGATCTGCACGAGTACAATGGGACAGATCATTGGGTGCTTCCGATGACGGGAACGTTCATGATTGACGAATACGCCGTTATCCGTTCCGCATATGTGAATCCCGATTTTACCAAAAGAATGGAACCGGAGGATATTCTCTGGGAGCTGCAAAAGTTATGA
- a CDS encoding MarR family transcriptional regulator, with protein MLQLNEHLCFSLYTCSRAISRLYRPLLEEMGITYPQYLVLLSLWESNGRTVKELGEQLDLDSGTLTPLLKRMEMNELIRRVRSTEDERVVLVLLTEKGLALKEQSDCIPSELLSASGMSIEDVSELNKTIKELVEKVVQTSGK; from the coding sequence ATGCTGCAACTTAACGAACACCTTTGCTTTTCCTTATATACTTGCTCCCGAGCTATTTCTCGGTTGTATCGACCGCTATTAGAGGAGATGGGAATTACCTATCCTCAGTATCTCGTATTGCTATCCCTCTGGGAAAGTAACGGGCGGACGGTGAAAGAACTGGGAGAACAATTAGACCTCGATTCAGGCACCTTGACGCCGCTGCTGAAACGGATGGAGATGAACGAACTGATTAGGAGAGTAAGATCAACGGAAGATGAGAGGGTTGTCTTGGTCCTGCTCACAGAGAAAGGGTTGGCCCTTAAGGAGCAATCCGATTGTATTCCATCCGAACTCCTCTCAGCCAGCGGAATGTCAATCGAAGATGTCTCGGAATTAAACAAAACGATCAAAGAGTTAGTAGAGAAAGTCGTTCAGACTAGCGGGAAATAA
- a CDS encoding alpha/beta-type small acid-soluble spore protein: MARRRRKYAVPGVEQGMQAFKADVMKREGYTVNPNQPDDVKYEVAKELGVPLHPGNNGQLTTESAGHVGGKIGGSMVRELVRLAQEQIANRE; this comes from the coding sequence ATGGCAAGAAGAAGGAGAAAATATGCGGTGCCAGGGGTCGAACAGGGAATGCAAGCGTTCAAAGCAGATGTAATGAAGCGCGAAGGATATACCGTAAATCCGAATCAACCAGACGATGTAAAATACGAAGTGGCGAAGGAGCTTGGTGTGCCTCTGCACCCAGGAAACAATGGTCAACTGACAACAGAATCAGCAGGCCATGTCGGTGGCAAAATTGGCGGTTCCATGGTTAGGGAATTGGTCCGTCTCGCTCAGGAGCAAATAGCGAACAGGGAGTAA
- a CDS encoding Lrp/AsnC family transcriptional regulator has translation MDHLIDDMDKKILQLLQHNARMSISQISKEVSMSQPSVKERILKLEDKKIISGYSTELNLKNLNRGMTTFILVKTEHCQMIVDFCEMAREVTDLYRISGEYNYLIKVQTASIEELAEFQDSLLKLGPSKSHISLKNILEHRVVL, from the coding sequence GTGGATCATTTAATCGATGATATGGATAAAAAGATCTTGCAGCTGCTTCAACACAATGCACGAATGTCTATCTCTCAAATCAGTAAAGAAGTCAGTATGTCCCAACCTTCAGTTAAAGAGAGGATTTTGAAACTTGAAGATAAGAAGATAATTTCCGGGTATTCCACAGAATTAAATTTAAAGAATCTGAATCGGGGCATGACTACGTTTATACTAGTCAAAACAGAACATTGCCAGATGATCGTTGATTTTTGTGAAATGGCTAGGGAAGTAACGGATTTATATCGAATAAGCGGAGAATATAATTATCTTATCAAGGTACAAACGGCATCGATTGAGGAACTTGCCGAATTTCAAGATTCCCTTTTAAAGCTGGGTCCCTCAAAGTCTCATATCAGTTTGAAAAATATATTGGAACACAGGGTTGTACTCTAA
- a CDS encoding VOC family protein has translation MSINGLSHVAIQAKNYKDTITFYIEVLGFKVGHHWSLPSFQIKEASMLVSPDQRTCIEIFDNDAVIPAQGKKASSEEDITYGALLHLAFYVNNVDEMYQKALAHGAKAFIEPDYLSLGEPPLLVKNAVIHSPNGEVIEFIEEVDFDMSIKTHAN, from the coding sequence ATGAGCATAAACGGTCTTTCACATGTGGCGATCCAAGCCAAAAACTATAAAGATACTATTACATTTTATATTGAAGTTCTAGGGTTCAAGGTTGGTCATCATTGGTCTCTGCCATCCTTTCAAATCAAAGAAGCCTCCATGCTAGTTTCACCTGACCAAAGAACCTGTATTGAGATCTTTGATAACGACGCTGTCATCCCTGCTCAAGGGAAGAAAGCATCGTCTGAAGAAGATATAACTTACGGAGCGTTATTACATTTAGCCTTCTACGTGAATAATGTGGATGAAATGTATCAAAAAGCCCTTGCTCATGGAGCAAAGGCTTTTATAGAACCGGATTACCTTTCACTTGGCGAACCCCCACTTTTAGTCAAGAATGCTGTCATTCACAGTCCCAACGGAGAAGTTATCGAATTTATTGAAGAGGTTGATTTTGATATGTCTATCAAGACTCATGCAAATTAA
- a CDS encoding serine hydrolase domain-containing protein, which translates to MKKNIVFMIALLILFTGFATPSYALSDSQSDSIQALLDDASRISGVPGMSISILTNNEVLYFSSGYADREKGLSASENTLYELASVSKAFTGMGILLMEEQGLLSMSDPIQKYLPWFTLKYQGKHVDMQSMTLNNFLHHTSGLTNGSHSQNIPQGNTPDMLQKTVEMLVDSELSFYPGEQYNYGTVNYDVLGLVIEIVSGQSYEDFMREQVFQPLGLHQTYVYKEDARATGQLAQGYRSSFFMTTPYNAPDFSGNKPAGYIISCTKDMARWMGIQMGIVQDIPEIFHTVIEKSHQGDMSVPAVNEMYYAAGWSVNANQTIIEHPGGNPNFGTEVVILPNERIAISLLTNGENINRSMVLKVKDILDGNLTQSYGISGTQLLDIILSSATIILCLLAVLFFLLGLRRRKTNERQPMTKRRIIVTAILLIATIVQCIICYALDWSEILIWRTYSVLTALISAALLTASITWFVYTHRYNASLRK; encoded by the coding sequence ATGAAAAAAAATATTGTCTTTATGATTGCATTACTTATACTGTTCACCGGCTTCGCAACACCAAGTTATGCATTATCAGATTCGCAATCTGATTCAATACAAGCCTTGTTGGATGATGCAAGCCGTATATCAGGTGTACCGGGAATGTCAATCTCCATACTTACGAACAATGAAGTACTCTACTTTTCTTCCGGGTATGCAGATCGTGAAAAGGGACTGTCAGCAAGTGAAAATACTCTATATGAGCTGGCTTCGGTAAGTAAAGCTTTTACCGGCATGGGTATTCTGCTGATGGAAGAACAAGGACTGCTGTCAATGTCAGACCCTATCCAGAAATATTTGCCTTGGTTTACGTTAAAGTATCAGGGGAAACACGTTGATATGCAAAGTATGACACTCAATAACTTTTTACACCATACTAGCGGCTTAACAAATGGCAGTCACAGTCAAAACATTCCACAAGGCAATACGCCGGATATGTTGCAAAAAACCGTAGAAATGCTCGTAGATTCTGAATTGTCGTTCTATCCCGGTGAGCAGTATAATTACGGAACTGTTAATTATGACGTATTAGGTCTGGTTATTGAGATTGTGTCGGGACAAAGCTATGAAGACTTTATGAGGGAACAGGTATTTCAGCCGTTGGGTCTTCACCAGACGTATGTTTATAAAGAAGATGCTCGAGCCACCGGACAGTTGGCACAGGGCTACCGTTCTTCCTTTTTTATGACAACCCCATATAACGCGCCGGATTTTTCCGGGAATAAACCCGCAGGCTACATCATTTCTTGTACAAAAGATATGGCGCGTTGGATGGGCATACAGATGGGTATTGTGCAGGACATACCCGAAATATTCCATACGGTTATCGAAAAATCACATCAGGGTGATATGTCTGTTCCTGCTGTCAACGAAATGTATTATGCGGCGGGCTGGTCGGTAAACGCCAACCAAACGATTATAGAGCACCCCGGGGGCAATCCCAATTTCGGAACCGAAGTGGTCATACTGCCAAATGAACGAATAGCCATCAGCTTGCTGACCAACGGCGAAAATATCAATAGAAGCATGGTACTAAAAGTTAAAGATATATTAGATGGCAATCTGACGCAGTCATATGGAATAAGCGGCACACAGCTTTTGGACATCATTTTGTCGTCTGCCACAATTATTCTTTGCCTATTGGCTGTTCTGTTCTTTCTCTTAGGATTACGCAGAAGGAAAACGAATGAGCGGCAGCCAATGACAAAAAGGCGAATAATCGTAACAGCTATTTTGCTAATTGCTACGATTGTCCAGTGTATAATATGCTATGCATTAGATTGGTCAGAGATACTTATTTGGCGAACATATAGTGTTCTTACA